GCCGGCGCGGTCACGTTCGTCCCGATCGCCGCCGTCGCACTCCTCGCGATCGGGGTCGTCGGCTTCGGGATGGGCGTCGCCGCCGCCCCGGCAGAGGGATTCGCGTTCGTCGTGCTCGTGATCCTCGCGCTCGTGCTGTTCGCGTTCCTCTACACCGTCGGACTGTCGCTGCTCGGCGGGTATCTCGGCGCCTACCTGGCGCGTGAGTATCCGGAACGGCACGCGAAGACGCGAGAGACGATCGGAATGAGCGGGCGCGAGTCGAGGCGGAAACGAACGCCGACGACCGACGACCGACCTCGATCGGAGACGCGAGAGCCGCGGGAGCCGTTCGAGACCGACCGCGACGATCCGGACCGCTCGAACGTATCGAACCGCGAGGACCGGCCGGAAGCCGCCGAAGGCGCCGAATCCGATCCCTCCGACCCGCTGCGATGGCACGAGGAACACGAGTCCGACCGGGACGAGTGACGCTCGCGACGACTCACTCGTACCGGAGCGCGTCGATCGGATCCGTCCGCG
This DNA window, taken from Natronococcus sp. CG52, encodes the following:
- a CDS encoding DUF5518 domain-containing protein; this translates as MASGRTIINAIIGAVVGIVLSFVPFSTIIGGAVAGFLEGPDERDGALVGALAGAVTFVPIAAVALLAIGVVGFGMGVAAAPAEGFAFVVLVILALVLFAFLYTVGLSLLGGYLGAYLAREYPERHAKTRETIGMSGRESRRKRTPTTDDRPRSETREPREPFETDRDDPDRSNVSNREDRPEAAEGAESDPSDPLRWHEEHESDRDE